The Bradysia coprophila strain Holo2 chromosome IV unlocalized genomic scaffold, BU_Bcop_v1 contig_81, whole genome shotgun sequence genome has a window encoding:
- the LOC119072201 gene encoding zinc finger protein 845-like, which yields MEIDFSSPICRLCLTTDDTTLSPTQPNDQLFTDIFELMQIEIVEIPAILTVICGPCRSKVEMFVEFKKICVSSNYRFITKDLIKLETPPIETPDEVWRPDSDSRDIKPVVDETDQSTAKVDVLINNKTNIDKFSMKKTKSEREICSYCGKLFLFLSQHIRSMHTGTMSNQKRFSCGLCFEKFSERSLLKLHIDSTHDGKMYQCDICGKKDKSLGGLTRHIRSHSKVRPYSCELCGKLFRYSKHLFEHKLRHANNRRFKCEICEKRFFTHTEISSHKLIHASDRSFKCKVCGKGFKRPDHVRSHMRIHLKDKSFACKICDKEFSFKHNMVFHMKNVHGTMTCNSKQ from the exons ATGGAAATTGACTTTTCGTCACCAATTTGTCGATTGTGTCTGACCACAGATGATACGACACTTAGTCCGACTCAGCCGAATGATCAGCTATTTACCGATATATTCGAATTGATGCAAATTGAG ATAGTGGAAATTCCTGCGATCCTAACAGTGATCTGTGGTCCATGTAGGTCTAAAGTGGAAATGTTCGTCGAATTCAAGAAGATCTGCGTCAGTTCCAATTACCGATTCATTACCAAAGATCTGATTAAATTAGAAACTCCGCCAATTGAAACGCCAGATGAAGTGTGGCGTCCAGACTCGGACAGCCGGGACATAAAGCCTGTTGTTGACGAAACGGATCAATCAACGGCGAAAGTGGATGTGCTGattaacaataaaacaaatattgacaaattttcgatgaaaaagacCAAATCAGAACGAGAGATCTGCTCGTACTGCGGTAAATTGTTCCTATTTCTGAGTCAGCACATCAGATCCATGCATACGGGAACGATGTCAAACCAAAAACGATTCTCTTGTGGCCTAtgctttgaaaaattttcagaacg ATCCCTGCTGAAATTACATATCGACAGCACTCATGACGGAAAAATGTACCAATGTGATATCTGCGGTAAAAAGGACAAAAGTCTGGGCGGCCTCACCAGACATATTCGATCCCATTCGAAAGTCCGTCCATACAGTTGTGAACTGTGCGGTAAACTGTTCCGATATtcgaaacatttatttgaacatAAACTCCGGCACGCCAACAATCGCCGCTTCAAATGTGAGATATGTGAGAAGAGGTTCTTTACACACACCGAAATCAGTTCGCATAAGCTGATTCATGCTAGCGACCGGTCGTTTAAGTGTAAAGTGTGCGGAAAAGGTTTTAAGCGTCCAG ATCATGTCCGGTCTCACATGCGCATACATTTAAAAGACAAGAGTTTCGCTTGTAAAATTTGCGACAAAGAATTCAGCTTCAAGCACAACATGGTTTTTCATATGAAGAATGTTCACGGCACCATGACCTGTAACAGTAAACAGTAA
- the LOC119072202 gene encoding phosphatidylinositol N-acetylglucosaminyltransferase subunit P, which translates to MPEHTPAPTPHRAVYGFAVFLLFKTLLILYLFWAFVPDDFLENSLGLTYLPDKYFAMFLPMVVMMGLMFFAFLIYPALNLSITADVDHVSTIRDNYSIRRCKFQFKTGKLCDRRVDIDPTAGWEVSEFCTLHKSDGQLDSDVEEECKIENYCDCSDKRRCVIAKDPNHVRMLHYRKTVPSVRDLDISEVCRSMFE; encoded by the coding sequence ATGCCAGAACATACACCCGCACCAACACCACACCGAGCTGTCTATGGATTCGCCGTATTTCTACTATTCAAAACGCTACTCATCTTATACCTGTTCTGGGCCTTCGTTCCGGACGACTTCTTGGAAAACAGTCTCGGATTGACCTATCTTCCCGACAAATACTTTGCAATGTTCCTGCCCATGGTGGTTATGATGGGATTGatgtttttcgcatttttaaTCTATCCCGCATTGAATCTATCCATTACGGCCGACGTCGATCATGTGTCGACAATCCGGGACAATTATTCGATCCGTCGATGTAAATTCCAATTCAAAACCGGAAAGTTATGCGATCGAAGAGTTGACATTGATCCGACTGCCGGCTGGGAGGTTAGTGAATTTTGCACATTGCACAAAAGTGATGGACAATTGGATAGTGATGTCGAGGAGGagtgtaaaattgaaaattattgtgaCTGTTCGGATAAGAGACGGTGTGTCATAGCAAAAGACCCGAATCATGTGCGTATGTTGCATTATCGGAAAACGGTGCCCAGTGTGCGTGATTTGGATATATCAGAGGTGTGTCGCAGTATGTtcgaataa
- the LOC119072204 gene encoding EKC/KEOPS complex subunit LAGE3, with amino-acid sequence MTSIPPYEVSIKIPFPTRRQAEVAYDVLRVDEEPRRSAVFKTLSLEDSKLIVYFSGEQAKNVRVGMTSFFESLILCCETLDQFGSPTEKYDFY; translated from the exons ATGACCAGCATACCACCATATGAAGT ATCAATAAAGATTCCATTTCCAACGAGACGACAAGCCGAAGTAGCCTACGACGTTTTACGCGTGGACGAGGAACCGCGACGGAGTGCCGTGTTCAAAACACTTTCACTCGAAGATAGTAAACTCATTGT ATACTTTTCCGGCGAGCAAGCAAAAAATGTACGCGTTGGAATGACATCGTTCTTCGAATCACTGATTCTTTGCTGCGAAACGTTGGATCAATTCGGTTCGCCCACAGAAAAGTACGATTTCTATTAA
- the LOC119072203 gene encoding uncharacterized protein LOC119072203 codes for MNSETIKGRLSQHVKRRLQSQESIENKIHPNQIQPSAATTVIRNQVIIKQEDESESTVKSVKKRKMTKKSSSHSVESNPDEDEKCDNRSDKVDTSLDILTLILNHKKSEFLRNPEIVQLLCDINKKKSTTLDDLIQSQ; via the coding sequence ATGAATTCGGAGACGATAAAAGGACGGCTGAGTCAACACGTCAAAAGACGATTACAGAGTCAGGaatcaatcgaaaataaaatacatcCGAATCAAATACAACCGAGCGCTGCAACAACAGTGATACGGAATCAAGTCATTATCAAGCAGGAAGACGAGTCTGAAAGTACGGTGAAATCGGTGAAAAAACGcaaaatgaccaaaaaatcCTCGTCGCACAGTGTTGAGTCGAATCCGGATGAAGATGAGAAATGTGACAATCGTAGTGACAAGGTGGACACCAGTTTAGACATTCTGACATTGATATTAAACCATAAAAAATCAGAGTTTTTGAGAAATCCTGAAATCGTTCAATTGTTATGTGATATCAATAAGAAGAAGAGTACGACACTAGATGATCTTATTCAGAGCCAATAA